Proteins found in one Methanospirillum hungatei JF-1 genomic segment:
- a CDS encoding NosD domain-containing protein, which translates to MVTAAGSAHTEGDYVLKTDQLRNLTNADGAGVIVGVVSSGVKGLADAQRSGDLPDSLVILKEGKKAEGTAMMEIIHDIAPGATLLYHDFGGGREEKFIEAFQNLINAGATIIVEDVFNYEVPYFEDGTIAQEISKIIDENPDLLIISSAGNTANNHYQAVFSDGGEGYHSFNGSTGIPLEIQPGGRVKLHLQWDDPYTAASNDFDLFIHDLQSDSDVAIGNKVQTGEEKPYEKIDYQNVGDKVQKAEVRIRAKEGKGQGSHLELLLETDATRVVVGKEYLTPNDSIIGWAALPNVISVAALSAENQKIQDFSSQGTVTIAYPVPDVREKPEITGVDGVSVTGAGDFPTPFTGTSAAAPHIAGLLALVKSLYPTVPNTELRDALLNSATDLGTPGWDAIYGYGLADALSLHAYLQEAGRTPEVPGTNQTPVIPDIIIPSEQLPPNEFILTEPAVLSKPGSYILGDDIIDFSETILTITGSDINIDGNGHSISGISIRFGTEAPVLQTGILIWSPENKPVSNISIRNLNVTGTYAGISAKGVQNLLIDSCGLLYNNRGIDLSNTRNIRIQKSVTIGNGYAGIHADASSTDLSIEDNQITKNLYGIVLDGSSLSMVNKNLVTDNYYDGIKLDHGVNLVQVDNNFCAGNKNGGITLLSGHKNAITNNTCQMNNPSGILLSECSENTISGNRLVRNVRGLNAYYSDNNIITYNEIVGNDATGIMLQPSGHNSISDNRIIANFAEGILITNAVGSDQINRIVNNYLENFQNVRIQEGGRPNYQWNDPMTTATNIIGGPVKGGNVWSLPDGKGYSQTCQDKNADGICDLPFTVFSGNIDGLPLKYTGESLSPAVLSELGPLPEPKTAEDFVTRGKILMGSSDYTGAIAAYEQAIALSPTNYQAWRDKALCLKELKQYDEAMQALNTILPIYKEKPELWSTAGDILLVDMQKYAESIPFFEKAISLDSEDTHSLINLAFAYDKTGNPDRALELYRQALDINPSLTDAWNKAGNILTRAGQFEDAVRMYDKGLSIDPGNAFILNNKGYSLFLAGKYPEAIESLEKAVILDPKYKSAWKNLGDVFKAMGNIAESERAYANAA; encoded by the coding sequence TTGGTAACAGCTGCTGGATCGGCCCATACAGAAGGCGATTATGTATTGAAAACGGATCAACTGAGAAATCTGACGAATGCTGATGGAGCTGGAGTAATTGTCGGTGTAGTATCGAGTGGAGTAAAAGGTTTAGCAGATGCTCAAAGATCAGGTGACTTACCCGATAGCCTCGTAATATTAAAAGAAGGCAAAAAAGCTGAAGGAACTGCAATGATGGAGATTATCCACGATATTGCTCCCGGAGCCACTCTTCTCTATCATGATTTTGGAGGAGGGAGAGAAGAGAAATTTATTGAAGCTTTTCAAAACCTCATAAATGCCGGCGCAACAATCATTGTAGAAGATGTGTTTAATTATGAAGTCCCGTATTTTGAAGATGGAACAATAGCACAGGAAATATCCAAAATTATAGATGAAAATCCTGATCTCCTGATTATTAGTTCAGCTGGGAATACTGCCAATAACCATTATCAGGCAGTTTTCTCTGATGGTGGTGAAGGATATCATTCATTTAATGGCTCCACCGGAATTCCTCTTGAAATTCAGCCTGGTGGGAGAGTGAAACTCCATTTACAATGGGATGATCCCTATACGGCAGCATCAAATGACTTTGATCTCTTCATTCATGATCTGCAGAGCGACTCAGATGTTGCTATCGGAAATAAGGTGCAGACCGGAGAAGAGAAACCCTACGAAAAAATCGATTATCAGAATGTTGGAGATAAAGTTCAAAAAGCCGAGGTTCGGATCCGGGCAAAAGAAGGCAAAGGACAGGGATCACACCTTGAACTCTTACTCGAAACTGATGCTACACGAGTTGTAGTCGGAAAAGAATATCTGACTCCTAATGATTCAATCATCGGTTGGGCGGCTCTTCCCAATGTGATTTCAGTTGCTGCCCTTTCCGCAGAAAATCAGAAAATTCAGGATTTTTCATCTCAGGGTACTGTCACAATTGCCTATCCGGTCCCTGATGTCAGGGAAAAACCAGAAATTACAGGTGTTGACGGAGTCAGTGTTACAGGGGCTGGTGATTTTCCAACACCATTCACAGGCACAAGCGCTGCTGCACCGCACATTGCAGGATTGCTTGCATTAGTAAAAAGTCTGTATCCGACAGTCCCAAATACTGAACTGCGTGATGCACTCCTGAATAGTGCCACCGATTTGGGAACCCCCGGATGGGATGCCATTTATGGATATGGCCTTGCTGATGCTCTCTCACTTCATGCCTATCTTCAGGAAGCAGGAAGGACCCCTGAAGTACCAGGCACAAATCAGACACCAGTAATTCCTGATATCATTATACCTTCTGAACAACTTCCTCCAAACGAATTTATCCTCACTGAACCGGCCGTTCTCTCAAAACCCGGATCATATATCCTGGGTGATGACATCATCGACTTTTCTGAAACCATTCTGACAATTACCGGTTCAGATATTAATATTGATGGAAATGGTCACTCAATATCAGGCATATCAATCCGGTTTGGAACCGAAGCTCCGGTCTTACAAACAGGGATACTCATTTGGTCTCCTGAAAACAAACCGGTTTCAAATATTTCAATCAGAAATCTGAATGTTACCGGAACATATGCAGGAATTTCAGCGAAAGGAGTTCAAAACCTTCTTATTGACTCATGTGGTCTACTCTATAATAACAGAGGGATTGATCTTTCAAATACCAGGAATATCCGGATACAAAAATCTGTCACCATAGGAAATGGATATGCCGGAATTCATGCAGATGCCAGTTCTACTGATCTATCTATTGAAGATAACCAGATTACTAAGAATCTATATGGTATCGTACTGGATGGTTCATCCCTTTCCATGGTGAACAAAAATCTGGTAACTGATAATTATTATGATGGCATTAAACTGGATCATGGCGTGAATCTTGTTCAGGTTGATAATAATTTCTGTGCAGGAAATAAGAATGGAGGAATCACCCTATTATCCGGACATAAAAACGCTATCACAAATAATACCTGTCAGATGAATAATCCGTCTGGCATTTTGCTTTCAGAATGTTCTGAAAACACTATTTCCGGAAACCGTCTGGTACGAAATGTCAGAGGATTGAATGCATACTATTCAGACAATAATATTATAACCTATAATGAAATCGTCGGAAATGATGCAACGGGCATCATGCTCCAACCTTCAGGCCATAACAGCATTTCAGATAACCGGATTATTGCGAATTTTGCAGAAGGGATTCTGATTACCAATGCAGTGGGTTCAGATCAGATCAACCGGATTGTAAACAACTATCTTGAAAACTTCCAGAATGTTCGCATCCAGGAGGGAGGAAGACCCAATTATCAATGGAATGATCCTATGACAACAGCGACGAACATTATCGGAGGTCCGGTAAAAGGCGGTAATGTCTGGTCTCTACCAGATGGGAAAGGATATTCCCAGACTTGTCAGGACAAAAATGCGGATGGTATATGCGATCTTCCCTTTACGGTCTTTTCTGGAAATATTGATGGACTGCCCTTGAAGTATACCGGTGAGTCTTTGTCCCCGGCTGTCCTTTCAGAACTGGGCCCTCTTCCTGAACCAAAAACTGCTGAAGATTTTGTAACTAGAGGGAAAATCCTGATGGGCAGTAGCGATTATACGGGAGCCATTGCTGCATATGAACAGGCAATTGCACTTTCCCCGACTAACTATCAGGCCTGGCGGGATAAGGCTCTCTGTCTGAAGGAACTCAAACAGTATGATGAAGCGATGCAGGCTTTGAATACCATCCTACCCATTTATAAAGAAAAACCGGAACTCTGGTCTACTGCAGGAGATATCCTTTTAGTGGATATGCAAAAATATGCTGAATCGATTCCATTTTTTGAAAAAGCCATATCACTGGACAGCGAGGATACTCATTCACTAATTAACCTGGCATTTGCCTATGATAAAACAGGAAATCCGGACCGTGCATTAGAACTATACCGTCAGGCATTAGACATTAACCCCTCACTCACTGATGCATGGAATAAAGCAGGCAATATTCTCACTCGCGCAGGACAATTTGAGGATGCTGTGAGAATGTACGACAAAGGGCTTTCCATTGACCCGGGAAATGCATTTATTCTTAACAATAAGGGTTATTCGTTATTTTTAGCTGGAAAATACCCTGAAGCTATAGAATCCCTTGAGAAAGCTGTTATCTTAGATCCCAAATATAAATCAGCCTGGAAAAATTTGGGGGACGTATTCAAAGCTATGGGCAATATAGCCGAATCAGAACGAGCATATGCTAATGCTGCCTGA
- a CDS encoding methyl-accepting chemotaxis protein: MGRQGTDDYLDTTGYGQLQSEIKKVIEFHKSGLSDTRIDTSRMSDEEQGVGSLFNEILDQYQHFFSIIRDSLGSIQKGDFHTEVSKLPGKFADITDTIDSIRSSLLMLEKDIIRFSNSFEQGDLTLRIDTTKYRGGFTDIVEHLDQGIEAINVPIRLVSLGISDFAEGKIPDINDENQFKGDFRRLIQNLNQIVHVSKMRGEDIKTLIRSAEEGILDARADPTKYPGYHGNMLAGMNKILDAYISPINVSAEYIDRISKGDIPPKITEAYRGDFNEIKNNLNALIDVVHMRNSDINMLIQAALDGKLDFRADPSKYPGENGKMIEGINKMLDAYLGPLNVSAEYIDRISKGDTPPKITEEYRGDFNEIKNNLNNLIDVILMRTADIKLLTNAGLEGKLDVRADSSKYTGYHGKMIESINSMLDAYIGPINVSAEYIDRISKGDIPPKITEEYHGDFNEIKNNLNALIDVVHMRNDDIKMLIEAAIQGKLDVRADYAKYPGENGRMIKGINDMLDAYIGPINVSAEYIDRISKGDIPPKITEEYHGDFNEIKNNLNALIDVVHMRNDDIKMLIEAAIQGKLDVRADYAKYPGENGRLIKGINDMLDAYIGPINVSAEYIDRISKGDIPPKITEEYHGDFNEIKNNLNALIDVVHMRNDDIKMLIEAAIQGKLDVRADYAKYPGENGRMIKGINDMLDAYIGPINVSAEYIDRISKGDIPPKITEEYHGDFNEIKNNLNALIDVIHMRNDDIKMLIEAALDGKLDVRADPSRYPGENGRMIKGINDMLDAYIGPINVSAEYIDRISKGDTPPKITEEYRGDFNEIKNNLNALIDVIQMRGADIQLLTKAGMEGKLDVRADPSKYSGYHGNMIKSLNNMLDTYIGPLNLAAEYIDRISKGDLPPKITEEYHGDFNELKNNLNQCIDAISLLIEDVNHLSESATAGELHTRADVNRHQGSYATLVKGINETLDAVVEPIEEAMRVAKEYARCNLATSFNPNLVVKGEFADFKNSLDKIGTDISKTIENLNEEIESLSKHSNNAQFGVEDVSKGAREIAQNAEETSMNASKAEEGIDQVLRAMADLTIMVSDISANADAVARLSEDANTLAKKGTEYAGAADKGMESITRSSSEVEQIIGAIRSEMDQIRKIVNIITDLANQTNLLALNAAIEAARAGEAGRGFAVVASEVKALAQESRTSAESIADMIMGLERKSDSAAHAIEAAGKAVIEGNSALSDTLNVFTELTKAVDDINQKMLTIAQATEQQAASFEEITASANEMSTLVKRTADDATHSSATSEEALAVVSQINGIINLINEAVSNMRNEMEVFTLRKTS; this comes from the coding sequence ATGGGAAGGCAGGGAACTGATGATTACCTGGATACAACCGGATATGGTCAACTCCAGTCTGAAATAAAAAAGGTTATAGAATTTCATAAATCCGGTTTATCTGATACCAGGATAGATACAAGCAGGATGTCAGATGAAGAACAAGGCGTAGGATCTCTCTTTAATGAAATATTAGATCAATATCAACATTTTTTTTCAATCATACGGGATTCATTAGGATCAATTCAGAAAGGTGATTTTCATACAGAAGTATCAAAGCTACCTGGAAAATTTGCGGATATTACTGATACGATTGACAGCATTCGCTCCAGCCTGTTAATGCTTGAAAAAGATATCATCAGGTTCTCCAATTCATTTGAACAGGGTGATCTGACACTCAGAATTGATACAACAAAATACCGGGGGGGGTTTACTGATATTGTAGAGCACCTGGATCAGGGTATTGAGGCGATCAATGTGCCAATACGGCTGGTCTCTCTTGGGATTTCTGATTTTGCCGAGGGAAAAATCCCAGATATCAATGATGAAAATCAGTTCAAAGGAGATTTCAGAAGATTAATTCAGAATTTAAATCAGATTGTTCATGTCTCCAAAATGCGAGGAGAAGATATAAAGACTCTGATCAGATCAGCTGAAGAAGGCATTCTGGATGCCCGGGCAGATCCTACAAAATACCCTGGATATCACGGAAATATGCTGGCAGGAATGAATAAAATCCTGGATGCGTATATAAGTCCCATCAACGTTTCTGCAGAATATATAGACAGAATTAGTAAGGGAGACATACCTCCGAAAATTACTGAGGCATACCGGGGAGATTTCAATGAGATTAAGAATAATCTCAATGCCCTTATTGATGTTGTCCACATGAGAAATTCTGATATTAACATGCTTATTCAGGCAGCCCTGGATGGAAAACTGGATTTCAGAGCAGATCCTTCAAAATACCCGGGTGAAAACGGGAAGATGATTGAAGGTATTAATAAGATGTTGGATGCATATCTGGGGCCATTGAATGTATCTGCTGAATACATCGACAGGATTAGCAAGGGAGATACTCCACCAAAGATCACTGAAGAATATCGTGGGGACTTTAACGAGATCAAAAACAACCTCAATAACCTGATTGATGTCATTCTTATGAGGACTGCTGACATTAAACTTCTTACAAATGCAGGTCTTGAAGGAAAACTTGATGTTAGGGCAGATTCCTCCAAATATACCGGTTATCATGGAAAGATGATAGAATCGATTAATAGCATGCTTGATGCATATATCGGACCAATTAACGTATCAGCTGAATATATAGACAGGATTAGCAAGGGAGATATTCCGCCAAAGATCACTGAAGAGTATCATGGAGACTTCAATGAGATTAAAAATAATCTCAACGCTCTCATTGATGTTGTCCACATGAGAAACGATGACATTAAGATGCTCATTGAGGCAGCGATACAGGGAAAACTCGATGTAAGGGCAGATTATGCGAAATATCCTGGTGAAAACGGTCGGATGATCAAGGGTATCAATGACATGCTTGATGCATATATCGGACCAATTAACGTATCAGCTGAATATATAGACAGGATTAGCAAGGGAGATATTCCGCCAAAGATCACTGAAGAGTATCATGGAGACTTCAATGAGATTAAAAATAATCTCAACGCTCTCATTGATGTTGTCCACATGAGAAACGATGACATTAAGATGCTCATTGAGGCAGCGATACAGGGAAAACTCGATGTAAGGGCAGATTATGCGAAATATCCTGGTGAAAACGGTCGGTTAATAAAGGGCATTAATGACATGCTCGATGCATATATCGGACCAATTAATGTATCAGCTGAATACATAGACAGGATTAGCAAGGGAGATATTCCGCCAAAGATCACTGAAGAGTATCATGGAGACTTCAATGAGATTAAAAATAATCTCAACGCTCTCATTGATGTTGTCCATATGAGAAACGATGACATTAAGATGCTCATTGAGGCAGCGATACAGGGAAAACTCGATGTAAGGGCAGATTATGCGAAATATCCTGGTGAAAACGGTCGGATGATCAAGGGTATCAATGATATGCTCGATGCATATATCGGACCAATTAACGTATCAGCTGAATACATAGACAGGATTAGCAAGGGAGATATTCCGCCAAAGATCACTGAAGAGTATCATGGAGACTTCAATGAGATTAAAAACAATCTCAACGCTCTCATTGATGTTATCCACATGAGAAACGATGATATTAAGATGCTCATCGAAGCTGCACTTGATGGGAAACTTGACGTCAGAGCAGATCCTTCCCGCTATCCAGGTGAAAATGGTCGGATGATCAAGGGCATTAATGACATGCTCGATGCATACATCGGACCTATTAACGTGTCAGCGGAATATATTGACCGGATTAGCAAAGGTGATACTCCTCCAAAGATCACTGAAGAGTATCGTGGCGATTTCAATGAGATTAAAAATAATCTGAATGCACTCATTGATGTCATACAGATGCGGGGGGCAGACATTCAGTTACTAACAAAGGCAGGCATGGAAGGAAAACTGGATGTTAGGGCAGATCCTTCAAAATACTCGGGCTATCATGGTAACATGATTAAAAGCCTGAACAATATGCTTGATACCTATATTGGGCCCTTAAACCTTGCAGCTGAATATATTGATCGGATTAGCAAAGGTGATCTGCCCCCAAAAATAACAGAAGAGTATCATGGGGATTTCAACGAGCTTAAAAATAACCTGAACCAGTGTATTGATGCCATCAGTCTTCTGATTGAAGATGTGAACCACCTGTCTGAATCTGCAACTGCCGGAGAATTACATACCAGGGCTGATGTGAACCGGCATCAGGGATCTTATGCAACGCTTGTGAAAGGAATTAATGAAACGCTCGATGCAGTTGTTGAACCTATTGAAGAGGCAATGAGAGTTGCGAAAGAGTATGCCCGGTGTAATCTGGCAACATCCTTTAATCCAAATCTAGTTGTTAAAGGCGAATTTGCCGATTTCAAAAATTCACTTGATAAAATCGGCACAGATATATCAAAAACTATTGAAAACCTGAATGAGGAGATTGAATCTCTCTCAAAACATTCAAACAATGCACAGTTTGGTGTTGAGGATGTCAGCAAAGGTGCTCGTGAGATAGCCCAGAATGCTGAAGAGACATCAATGAATGCTTCCAAAGCAGAAGAGGGAATTGATCAGGTCCTACGTGCTATGGCTGACCTTACCATAATGGTAAGTGATATTTCTGCAAATGCTGACGCAGTTGCAAGACTTAGCGAAGATGCAAATACGCTCGCAAAGAAGGGTACTGAATATGCAGGTGCTGCTGACAAAGGAATGGAGAGTATTACCAGATCATCTTCTGAAGTTGAGCAGATTATCGGTGCAATCAGAAGTGAGATGGATCAGATCCGTAAAATCGTCAATATCATCACCGATCTTGCAAACCAGACAAACCTTCTTGCATTAAATGCAGCTATTGAAGCAGCACGGGCAGGTGAAGCCGGCCGAGGATTTGCAGTTGTGGCTTCTGAAGTAAAAGCCCTGGCTCAGGAATCACGAACCTCAGCTGAATCAATCGCTGATATGATCATGGGTCTTGAACGAAAATCCGATAGTGCTGCCCATGCAATTGAAGCAGCAGGAAAAGCTGTCATTGAAGGGAACAGTGCATTATCAGATACCCTCAATGTTTTTACAGAACTCACAAAAGCTGTTGATGATATTAATCAGAAGATGCTGACAATTGCACAAGCAACTGAACAACAGGCAGCCTCATTTGAGGAGATCACAGCAAGTGCAAATGAGATGAGTACGCTGGTCAAACGGACTGCCGATGATGCCACCCATTCTTCAGCAACAAGTGAAGAAGCCCTGGCAGTGGTATCGCAGATTAACGGAATTATAAATCTGATTAATGAAGCAGTCAGTAATATGAGAAATGAAATGGAAGTCTTCACATTAAGAAAAACTTCCTGA
- a CDS encoding CheB methylesterase domain-containing protein, translating into MNILIIGSSTGGPRVIFDIFTGIPAVPMAIVIVQHMPESTTSRFARRLSQLSSMNVIVPNGGEVLKPGSLFITPGDNHLLLKNNETIVLDKSEKVNFVRPSVDVTMMSLTPDPRNFLYGLILSGMGSDGAQGLSYMKKIGAQVFIQDPDTCTIRSMPEAAFRLTDVDRVLSPKEIHDFIISIK; encoded by the coding sequence ATGAACATCCTCATTATTGGTTCTTCAACTGGTGGTCCACGAGTAATATTTGACATCTTTACCGGCATACCTGCTGTACCGATGGCAATAGTAATCGTTCAGCATATGCCGGAATCTACTACATCCCGATTTGCACGCAGGCTCTCCCAGCTGAGTTCCATGAACGTCATCGTACCAAACGGGGGAGAGGTCTTAAAACCAGGATCACTTTTCATAACTCCCGGCGATAATCATCTCCTCCTTAAAAATAATGAAACAATTGTACTTGATAAGTCAGAGAAAGTCAATTTTGTCCGTCCTTCTGTTGATGTGACAATGATGTCCCTGACTCCAGATCCAAGAAATTTTCTCTATGGTCTCATATTATCCGGGATGGGGAGTGATGGAGCGCAGGGGCTTTCGTATATGAAAAAGATTGGAGCACAGGTGTTTATCCAGGATCCAGATACCTGCACTATCAGAAGTATGCCTGAGGCTGCATTCCGTCTGACTGATGTTGATCGTGTATTATCTCCTAAAGAGATACACGATTTTATAATCTCAATAAAATAA
- a CDS encoding response regulator: MDPSIDPISSSSQSGLMVVDDDEDILFTVHSLFRKRPFPVFLAHSGKECLDYLEKGFKGVILMDIMMPGLDGWETIQEIVNRNLMHDLIISMFTAKDVPDTSLDHLKEYVFDYITKPFEPENLIALVDDYITMLD; the protein is encoded by the coding sequence ATGGATCCATCAATTGATCCTATATCATCAAGTTCACAATCTGGTCTCATGGTCGTAGATGATGATGAGGACATTCTCTTTACTGTGCACTCTTTATTTAGAAAACGCCCATTTCCGGTTTTTCTGGCACATTCTGGAAAAGAGTGTCTGGATTATCTGGAAAAAGGATTCAAAGGGGTGATTTTAATGGATATAATGATGCCAGGTCTTGACGGATGGGAAACAATTCAGGAGATTGTAAACCGGAATCTGATGCATGACCTCATCATTTCTATGTTCACTGCAAAGGATGTTCCGGATACTTCTCTTGACCACCTGAAAGAATATGTCTTTGATTATATTACCAAACCTTTTGAACCAGAAAACCTCATCGCGCTGGTTGATGATTATATAACCATGTTGGATTAG
- a CDS encoding small ribosomal subunit Rsm22 family protein — MNSDKPFTKFHKKNNYRIKKRDGGLPESRQKSTKQVKYQRKILKIPSRLERLIEKYIENKTGKPVDTPATLERIRQSILAQKAGYWSKTPHAKYGRGYDVFAYLAYQAPCYIIQFHYIIQRLDKSGVFPENIRVLDLGTGPGVVPLALTWFMKERKKGTLTIDAIEQSEEFIEAFKFLVPEFASESPITTDLLQHADIRTWQPQNSGTYTMITCQNVLAELPGESSKEKADLLIKYCSSLTDDGILILVEPAELRHSTELRILQKNLEKSGLFLYGPCRYIHPGPCEPETCWSFAELSELKPPRLMELLSEGQDGYRFMNTDIKFSYSIFTKKPLAPVCPDSFIQGTIPLGELEDYLGETVTIVGAKMSMDIGNREFAIFLICDGSGGAKVYLIIPRSLKNEEIKSVKIADYGDILKISEVRVRWNPKKGSFNLVAGARTRVSAMHK; from the coding sequence ATGAATTCAGATAAACCATTTACAAAATTTCATAAAAAAAATAATTACCGGATAAAGAAAAGGGACGGGGGATTACCAGAAAGCCGGCAGAAGAGTACCAAACAGGTAAAATATCAAAGAAAAATTCTGAAAATTCCTTCCCGGCTGGAACGATTAATTGAAAAATATATTGAGAATAAAACAGGTAAACCTGTGGATACTCCAGCAACACTTGAACGAATCAGACAATCTATCCTTGCTCAGAAAGCAGGATACTGGAGTAAAACCCCGCATGCAAAATATGGAAGAGGATATGATGTTTTCGCATATCTTGCCTACCAGGCTCCGTGTTATATAATTCAATTTCATTATATCATCCAGAGACTTGATAAATCCGGAGTTTTTCCAGAGAATATCAGAGTACTTGACCTTGGAACCGGTCCCGGAGTTGTTCCGCTCGCTCTCACATGGTTTATGAAAGAGAGGAAGAAAGGAACACTCACCATTGATGCCATAGAGCAGTCTGAAGAATTCATAGAGGCTTTTAAATTTCTTGTTCCTGAATTTGCATCTGAATCGCCAATAACAACTGACCTTTTACAGCATGCGGATATCAGAACATGGCAGCCGCAAAACTCTGGTACGTATACCATGATCACCTGCCAGAATGTTCTGGCTGAACTTCCTGGAGAGAGCAGCAAAGAAAAAGCGGACCTCCTGATAAAATATTGTTCATCATTGACAGATGATGGAATTTTGATTCTGGTAGAACCGGCAGAACTTAGACATTCAACTGAATTGCGTATTCTTCAAAAGAATCTGGAGAAATCAGGATTATTTCTCTATGGTCCATGCAGATATATCCATCCGGGCCCATGTGAACCGGAAACATGCTGGTCCTTTGCAGAACTTTCTGAATTAAAACCCCCACGATTGATGGAGTTGTTAAGTGAGGGTCAGGATGGGTATCGGTTTATGAATACCGATATTAAATTTTCCTATAGTATCTTCACTAAAAAACCACTTGCTCCGGTTTGTCCTGATTCATTTATTCAAGGAACCATACCGCTCGGTGAACTTGAAGATTACCTTGGAGAAACTGTTACCATTGTTGGAGCAAAGATGTCAATGGACATTGGTAACCGGGAATTTGCCATTTTTCTCATATGTGACGGATCAGGAGGAGCAAAAGTTTATCTTATTATCCCCCGCTCATTAAAGAATGAAGAGATTAAATCGGTAAAAATTGCAGATTATGGAGATATTTTAAAAATATCAGAGGTTCGTGTCAGATGGAATCCAAAAAAGGGATCATTTAATCTTGTTGCAGGTGCACGAACACGAGTTTCTGCAATGCATAAATAG